Sequence from the Arthrobacter pigmenti genome:
CAGGAGATCATCAACTCCCAGGCCGGAATGGACGCACGGGTGACCATCAAGGTCAACTCGATCGTCGACGAGGCGCTCATCGATGCGCTGTACCGTGCCTCCCAGGCCGGCGTCCGTGTCGACGTGATTGTGCGCGGGATCTGCTCCGTGCGACCGGGTGTGCCGGGGCTGAGCGAGAACATCACCGTACGGTCGGTGCTGGGCCGGTTCCTTGAACATTCCCGTATCTTTGCCTTCGCAAACGGAGGTGACCCGGCGGTGTTTATCGGTTCTGCCGACATGATGCACCGCAACCTCGACCGCCGGGTCGAGGCGTTGGTCCAGCTCTCGGCTCCTGAGCACATTGCGTATCTGCTCTCGCTCATGGACCGCTACCTCGATCCGGAGACAGCCAGCTGGCACCTGGGCAGCGACGGCGAATGGATTCGCCACCACAAGGACGACGACGGCGCCCCCCTGAGTGACGTGCAGTCCTGGCTTCTTGCCTCCCGGTCCCGCAGCCGTCTGCGACCCGCGCGCCGGTGAAGACACGACCCGATACAGGCGTGTTGGGGAATGCGACCACCCAGCAGGTCGCCGTCGTCGCCGCCGGTGCAGTATGTTGGCGCAAGGAACAGGGGAAGCTGGAAGTCCTCCTGATCCACCGGCCACGGTACAAGGACTGGTCGCTGCCGAAGGGCAAGATCGACCCGGGCGAGACCACGCCGGAGTGTGCGGTGCGCGAGGTGCGTGAAGAGGTCGGTATCGACATCAAGCTCGGCATACCGCTGCCCTCAATCGAATACCAGGTGGCGTCCGGGCTCAAGGTCGTGCATTATTGGGCTGCCCGCACCGAAGCCGTGAAGGTGAAGCCAGACGGCAAGGAAGTGGACGAATTCCTGTGGTGCTCCCCCGAGCGCGCACTTGAGCTGGTGACCAATCCGTCGGACCGCGAGCCGGTTCAAGCGCTTGTTGCGGCTTTCCAGGAACAGAACCTGGCTACCTGGCCGCTCATTCTGGTGCGACACGCGAAGGCGAAGCCGCGCTCATCGTGGACGCGTGCTGAAGGCGAACGGCCGCTGGCCGCTTCCGGCCGGCGGCAGGCAGTGGCCGTGAGCCGATTGCTTCAGGCATGGGCGCCGGAAAGAGTGGTGAGCAGCCCCTGGGACCGCTGTGTCCAGACCGTCATGCCGTACGTGAAGCGGGCTAACCCGAAGCTGAAGCTTGTAGACGCGATCACCGAGCACAACGCCGCCCGCAAACCGGGCAAGGCTAAAGGCGTGATCGAGAAGCAGTTCGACAAGCGGGTGCCGGTGGCCGTGTGCACCCACCGCCCTGTGCTCCCCCTCGTGCTGGACGTACTGCGGAAGCACATGAGCGTAGAGCTAGCCAATCTGCTACCCACCACCGACCCGTACCTTGCACCGGGCGAGGCGATCATCTGCCATGTGAGCAGCAAGAACCACGGCCACGTGGTTTCGGTCGAGCAGTTCCGTGCCTATGACGACTGACTTTGTATCAATTAGTTGACACATTGATACAAACCGGGTGATGATTGCGTTCCCACCCGCGTCGACTGAACAGGCGGAACTAGATGAATGCGTCACCTATTGCAGTCACAGCGCTTCTCATCGTCTCGTTACTGATTTACCTCTCGCTCCGTGCATTCGCGCTAACGCCAAGAAGCGACCGAACCGGCGTCGAGACGGCCCGCACGCATGCTTTTTGGACCGGTCTCATCGGATATCTCGCCAGTTCGGGGATGGCCTTATACAGCGCGGCAAGCTTTGACGCCGACGTCGCCGGCGCCGACTACTTCCCCCGCATTCTCTTCGCGTTCCTTGTGCCGGCGCTCAGCTTCTCGATGATTCACATCCTGGGTCAGTTCACGTGGCCGAAGCATCGTCGACCGGTCCGGCGTGCCGCTCTGAACGTGCGGCGCATGAGCGACTTTCTGCCGACTCGACTAACTGCTCTTACTGGTCTCGTCTTTGTATTCAGCGTCGTCGTCTGTGTTGCGGTTGTTGCCGTTGAACCGGTGGGGACCGCGTTGATTGAGAATCCGGGCGCTGAATCCTACCTTCAAGCCGGACGGGTGGATGGGGGAACGTACTCCGCAGCTATGGGACTCACACTGGCTGCGTGTGCTCTGGGCGTCGTTTCAGCGCTCCTTGTCATCACGCGCCGCAGGCCCCTGGAGACGCTCAGTGAGGCGAATGACGCCGTCCTGCGCCGAATCAGCGTCAATCGACTGCTCCGCACCGGCGGAATCTTTTTCCTGGCCATAAGCTCGGCAGCCCTCGAGTTTGCGCGATGGCCAGAGTCGGCATGGGGAACCGACTACGAACTTCTTCATAATGTCCTGCGGTTGCTGGCTGTTGCTTGCATATTTGTTTTCGCATTGTGGCGTCCTCCCAGCATGCACTCCGAAGAGCCGGTGACAGTGGAATTGGACTCGTCCGGCTCCGATGAATCACCCACCCGGGAAGTTGCTCACTTTTCAGCGTTGATAGCGGCAACGGTGACGCTGATCGCAAGTACAGTGGCCGTGAATCTCATCCCGGTAGCGGGCGGTGCAACATGGCTCCGGGATCACCTCTTCCCGCCACAGTTCGCTGCCGCCGGGGTCGTCTACTTGCTCTTCAGCACTGTCGCTCGCATCCGGACACAGCCCCAAGGCCGAACCCCGCTGCCCATACGAGGGGCTTCGTCACCGGCCGCCGCAACGGTCGCGACGGGTGGCCTTGGCCTATTGGTTATCGCGCTGGCAGGCGTTCTTGTTTTCGAACCGCGCGCAAATGAATTGCTGCTGGCTATCAATCCCCCGGCCTCGGGATTACCAGCACCCTTCCCCGGGCTGGCACACCTTATGCCGACGGTACTGAGCCTTATTGCCCTCATCGGGGCGCTGTGCTTCTGGCTACGGAGCAGTTCCCAGGTGCGTTTGAACAGCCGCCGGAGCAACCACCAGGCGCTGTGCGTCTTTGGCGCATCCTGCCTTGCGATGACGTCCGCCGTTATCTGGAGCGCCGGGCAGAGGTGGTCGGTCTCTGGAGGCACCACCGCGAACCTCGAGCAATACAGCGAAGCTGTCATGGGCCTAATGAACTTCTGCGTGCCCCTATGGATCGTTGCAGCATTAGCCGCCTTCATCCCGGCGCCGGTCTCCCGCGGGCGACTTGAACAGGAACCGGCCGTCATTCGGGACGCTGCATGAACACCCGCGTCACCATTGACGTTGAATCGGCAACCCCGCCCTATGACCAGATCCGGTCACAGATAGCGTCACTGATCGCCGTCGGGTCTCTGACGCCTGGCATGCGATTGCCAACAGTACGCAATTTGGCTTCGGATCTCGGCGTAGCTCCGGGAACGGTGGGTCGAGCGTACAAAGAACTGGAGACTGCGGGGCTCATCGAAAGCCGCCGCCGCAACGGGACTGTGGTTTCCGCACACGGTGCGGCTCGCTCCGGGAACCCAGACGCCTCAGCCGAGGTGAGCGCCGCCGTCGTACATCTCATCCAGACGGCGCGACGTGCCGGTATGGACAATGACACGCTGCTTCGACTGGTAGAGGCTCATTCAGCCTCCACATCGCACTGACGCTCAGGCCGGGCCCCTCGCCCGATAGCGCCTACCGGGCTCCCAACCTTCGCTTCGCTCAGGTCGGGCCCCTCGCCCGATAGCGCCTACCGGGCTCCCAACCTTCGCTTCGCTCAGGTCGGGCCCCTCGCCCGATAGGCTTAGTCCCGTGACTACCTCGGTTCCCACTCCGTACGAAGATTTGCTCCGCGACGTCATGGCGAACGGAACCCCGAAATCGGATCGCACAGGCACTGGCACCCGTAGCGTGTTCGGCCGCCAACTCCGGTTCGACCTCGCCGAGTCCTTCCCGCTCATCACCACGAAGCGGGTCCACTTCAAATCGGTTGCCCTGGAGCTCCTCTGGTTCCTCCGCGGCGAATCCAACGTTCGATGGCTGCAGGAGCGCGGCGTCCGGATTTGGAACGAATGGGCGGACGACGACGGCGAGCTCGGCCCCGTCTATGGCGTGCAGTGGCGCTCGTGGCCCACACCGGACGGCGGGCACATCGACCAGATCGAACGCCTCATCGAGGGACTGAGGTCCACACCGGACTCACGCCGGCACATCGTCTCCGCATGGAACGTCGCCGAGCTTGAGAACATGGCATTGCCACCCTGCCACGCCTTCTTCCAGTTCTATGTGGCGGACGGAAAGCTCTCCTGCCAGCTATACCAGCGCTCGGCTGATACCTTCCTCGGCGTACCATTCAACATCGCGTCCTACGCACTGCTCACGCTGATGGTCGCGCAGCAGGTGGGACTTGAACCGGGTGAGTTTGTCTGGACCGGCGGCGATGTGCACATCTACGACGACCACCTGGACCAGGTTGCCGAGCAACTCTCACGGGAGCCCTACCCATACCCGACCCTGCGGCTGAACCGTAAGCCGGAAACTATTTTCGACTACACCCTGGAGGATTTCACGGTGGAGAACTACCAGCACCACCCCACGATCAAGGCTCCGATCGCAGTATGAGCGAACTCCTGAATCCGGCGTCGGTTGTCGGGACGCCGGTGATCGGCATGATCTGGGCCCAGACGGTTGACGGCGTTATTGGACTCGACGGCGGAATGCCGTGGCATCTGCCCGAGGACATGGCGCACTTCAAGCGCACCACCGAGGGACATCCCGTGGTCATGGGCCGGCGCACCTGGGAATCTTTCCCGGAGCGCTACCGTCCGCTGCCGGGGCGCACCAACATTGTGGTGAGCAGGCAAACCTTGGACCAGGCCGGCTACCTTGGCGCCGTCGTCGTCGGCTCTTTGGATGAGGCGTTGACTGAAGCCCGCCGCAGCGAGGGGGCAGAGGAGATCTGGGTTATTGGTGGCGGGCAGATCTACGCTGAAGCCGCACAGCTTGCCAATGCCGCGGTGGTGACGGTGATTGAGTCCTCGGCCGACGGCGATACGTACGCGCCGGTCCTGGGTGGATCGTGGAAGCTGCACGGTGTGGATCCCCAGGAAGACTGGAACACATCAGAGAACGGAACACGGTTCCGGATCAGCCTGTGGACGCAGGAAGGTTAGCCCGTGGTTTACGATTCGAAGTCCGCGCGGAGCATGTCAGAGGCCTCCGAGAGGGCCCACCGGGATGCCGCAACTACTGCGGCGCATGAAGAACACATTCAACGCACCGGCGAGAAGCGTATCCTCGTGCGCGCAGTCAATGGTGAGCTGCTCAGTTATACGCCTGACGAGTATGGCGTCAGCCGTACGGGACTCGGCCCCAAGATAAGCACCTGGTGGGGCCATCTGGTGTACGTCCTCGCCATTCTGGTGATCACGATGATCTTTCTGTACCTGCCGATCCATGGGATGTTCGTTGAGCGGGATCCGGAAGCTGGCTGGTTCCTGATCGTGACTGGACTGTTTGTGCTGCTCGGGATTTATGCCACGAGGAACTTTCGCCGCGAATGGCGTGCACACAAACTGCGGAAGGAACGCGGACTCCCCCGGCCCCTCCAGTGAAGCCGGGCGCCGTCGTCGTACTGTGCCTGTGACGTAACCGAAAACGGACGCTTACGCGCCCTCCCCTAGACTTGAATCATGACTTCCGCAGCTCACACGTCCGCGTCCGTGCCCTCCGTCGGTTTGGTCGGATGGCGCGGAATGGTTGGTTCCGTCCTCATGCAGCGCATGCAGGATGAGGGTGACTTCCAGCTCATTGACCCCGTTTTCTTCTCGACCTCCAACGCCGGCGGCGCCGCGCCGTCGTTCGCAGAAGGTGCGGCGCCGCTGCAGGATGCTTACGACGTCGAGACCCTGACCAAGCTGCCGATCATCATTACCGCGCAGGGCGGAGACTACACCGCCGAGGTCTACCCCAAACTGCGCGACGGCGGTTGGGACGGTCTGTGGATCGATGCCTCGTCGAAACTGCGGATGGAAAAGGATTCCATCATTGTGCTGGATCCGGTGAACCGGGACGTCATCGACGCAGGGCTGGCGCGGGGAGTACGCGACTTCATCGGCGGTAACTGCACGGTTTCCTGCATGCTCATGGGCCTCGGCGGGCTGTTCAAGAACGGACTGGTTGAGTGGGGCACATCGATGACCTACCAAGCGGCCTCCGGCGGCGGTGCACGGCACATGCGCGAACTGCTGAACCAGTTCGGCTCCATCCACGGTGCTGTTGCGGATAACCTGGCGGACCCGGCTTCAGCGATCCTCGAGATCGACCGCGGGGTACTCGCCCAGCAGAAGAATCCGGAGATGGACGCATCCCAGTTCGGTGTTCCGCTTGCCGGCTCGGTCATTCCGTGGATCGATGCTGACCTTGGCAACGGCCAGTCGAAAGAGGAGTGGAAGGCCGGCGCCGAAACGAACAAGATCCTCGGTACGGACATCACTGACGGCGCGCGCATTCCATTCGACGGTCTGTGCGTGCGCATCGGTGCCATGCGGTCGCATTCACAGGCACTGACCCTCAAACTGACGCAGGACCTGTCCATCAGTGAGATCGAAACGTTGATCCTCCAGGACAACCCCTGGGCCAAGGTTGTCCCGAACACCAAGGAAGCCTCAATGGCCCAGCTCACGCCCGTTGCGGCCAGCGGCACACTCGACATCCCCGTGGGCCGCATCCGCAAGCTCGAGATGGGCCCCGAGTACATCAGCGCCTTCACCGTTGGCGACCAACTGCTGTGGGGCGCGGCAGAACCACTGCGTCGCATGCTGCTGATCGCCACCGGCAACCTGTAGGTTCATGCGGGTCGTGTGATTCGAATGTACGTTCCCCCGAAAATGTCGGTGGGGGGCGGCAGACTGTGCTGCATGAGCCAAATTCCCGTAGATGACATCCTGACCCGCTACTTCTCAGCGAGCGCAAGCGGGAAGCACCCCGCCACGGTAGAGCGGTATGCGCGCGTACTTTTCCACCTCCGGCTCTTTCTGGAGAGGGAAGGAGATGCCACCGTGGGAGCGGATACCGCGGCGCTTCTGAACCTGGAACGGCAGTTCGAACCCGAGGGAGCGTTCGCGAGAGTCCTCGGAGCCGAGGATCTCGTGTTTGCGCTCCCCCGTTTCCTCAGTTCACGGTGGCTGCTGACCGACTTCCACGACAGACTCGCGCAGATCAGTCTCGTGTCCCGCCTGGTGCAGTGGCTCTGCAGCCGCCAATTGGTGGACAGTAGGTGGCACCGTCACGCCGTCATGCAGACACGGGCGGCAGCGGAAAAGGCACGACGCCGGGTGGTCACCTAGGCCGGTCACGCGCAGGCCTGAACGGCCTAGGGTCCGTCAGGTGAGCGAACAACCGATGAGTAGCGGTTCAGGGTGCAGGCGGATGCCAAACTTCCGGTGCACTCCGTCAGCTACAAGGCGCGCGATACTCAGGAGGTCTTCCGCAGAGGCTCCGCCACGGTTCGTCACAGCCAGCGTGTGTTTGGTGGAGAGAGATGCCCTTCCTCCGGCGGCTTCGTAACCGGGATCCTCAGCCAGCCCGAAACCCTTCCCGAAGCCGGCCTTCTCAATCAACCACGCCGCACTCAGCTTGACCCCGCCGTCCGCCCCCGGATATCTCGGCGCGCTTTCGGGCAACGAAACAGCTACATCGGAACTGACCACGGGATTGGTGAAGAAGGATCCCGTGCTGTAGGTGTCGCGATCATCAGCATCGAGCACCATGCCCTTAGCCGCGCGCAGCCTCAGGACAGACCGGCGTACGTCGTTGGAGTAAGCCCTTGCACCAACCTCGACCCCAAGTTCGCGGGCAAGTTCGGCATACCGGACGGGACTGCTCATCCGGCCAAGCCCAAGCTGGAACTGGACAGTCAACACCACATATCGCGGCGAACCTGACTCTGTGGTTCGCTTGAGCAGCGAATCGCGGTACCCAAACTCAAGGTCGAAGCTTGCAAGGGACTTGATCGACTTCGTCTCGCGGTCGTAGGTCCGCACCATAGCGATTGTCTGGGAAACCTCCGTACCGTACGCACCCACATTCTGCACCGGCACGGCGCCGGTTGAGCCCGGAATTCCTGACAGCGCCTCCAAACCCGAGTACGCGTGCCTCACCGTATATTCGACAAGCTCGTCCCACGGCTGCCCCGCCTGGGCGGTGACCATCACGCCTCCGCAGGTGGCGTCGTCGTCGTCGACTGTGAAGCCCGTCGAGGCGATCCGCACAACCGTACCGTTGAAGCCACTATCGGCGATCACCAGGTTCGAACCGCCACCGATCAGCAGGAGAGGTTCGCCTGCCTCATCCGCTGAGCGAACCGCATCGATGATCTCTGCCTCGGTGCGGGCTTCCACCAGCTTCCGGGCTGGCCCGCCCACCGCGCAGGTAGTGAGTTCGGCCAGGGACTTCACCAAATCCGAACCACTGCCTGAGCCTTGAC
This genomic interval carries:
- a CDS encoding GntR family transcriptional regulator: MNTRVTIDVESATPPYDQIRSQIASLIAVGSLTPGMRLPTVRNLASDLGVAPGTVGRAYKELETAGLIESRRRNGTVVSAHGAARSGNPDASAEVSAAVVHLIQTARRAGMDNDTLLRLVEAHSASTSH
- a CDS encoding UDP-N-acetylmuramate dehydrogenase gives rise to the protein MKSLAELTTCAVGGPARKLVEARTEAEIIDAVRSADEAGEPLLLIGGGSNLVIADSGFNGTVVRIASTGFTVDDDDATCGGVMVTAQAGQPWDELVEYTVRHAYSGLEALSGIPGSTGAVPVQNVGAYGTEVSQTIAMVRTYDRETKSIKSLASFDLEFGYRDSLLKRTTESGSPRYVVLTVQFQLGLGRMSSPVRYAELARELGVEVGARAYSNDVRRSVLRLRAAKGMVLDADDRDTYSTGSFFTNPVVSSDVAVSLPESAPRYPGADGGVKLSAAWLIEKAGFGKGFGLAEDPGYEAAGGRASLSTKHTLAVTNRGGASAEDLLSIARLVADGVHRKFGIRLHPEPLLIGCSLT
- the asd gene encoding aspartate-semialdehyde dehydrogenase, whose product is MTSAAHTSASVPSVGLVGWRGMVGSVLMQRMQDEGDFQLIDPVFFSTSNAGGAAPSFAEGAAPLQDAYDVETLTKLPIIITAQGGDYTAEVYPKLRDGGWDGLWIDASSKLRMEKDSIIVLDPVNRDVIDAGLARGVRDFIGGNCTVSCMLMGLGGLFKNGLVEWGTSMTYQAASGGGARHMRELLNQFGSIHGAVADNLADPASAILEIDRGVLAQQKNPEMDASQFGVPLAGSVIPWIDADLGNGQSKEEWKAGAETNKILGTDITDGARIPFDGLCVRIGAMRSHSQALTLKLTQDLSISEIETLILQDNPWAKVVPNTKEASMAQLTPVAASGTLDIPVGRIRKLEMGPEYISAFTVGDQLLWGAAEPLRRMLLIATGNL
- a CDS encoding NUDIX hydrolase, with product MLGNATTQQVAVVAAGAVCWRKEQGKLEVLLIHRPRYKDWSLPKGKIDPGETTPECAVREVREEVGIDIKLGIPLPSIEYQVASGLKVVHYWAARTEAVKVKPDGKEVDEFLWCSPERALELVTNPSDREPVQALVAAFQEQNLATWPLILVRHAKAKPRSSWTRAEGERPLAASGRRQAVAVSRLLQAWAPERVVSSPWDRCVQTVMPYVKRANPKLKLVDAITEHNAARKPGKAKGVIEKQFDKRVPVAVCTHRPVLPLVLDVLRKHMSVELANLLPTTDPYLAPGEAIICHVSSKNHGHVVSVEQFRAYDD
- a CDS encoding thymidylate synthase — encoded protein: MANGTPKSDRTGTGTRSVFGRQLRFDLAESFPLITTKRVHFKSVALELLWFLRGESNVRWLQERGVRIWNEWADDDGELGPVYGVQWRSWPTPDGGHIDQIERLIEGLRSTPDSRRHIVSAWNVAELENMALPPCHAFFQFYVADGKLSCQLYQRSADTFLGVPFNIASYALLTLMVAQQVGLEPGEFVWTGGDVHIYDDHLDQVAEQLSREPYPYPTLRLNRKPETIFDYTLEDFTVENYQHHPTIKAPIAV
- a CDS encoding dihydrofolate reductase; translated protein: MSELLNPASVVGTPVIGMIWAQTVDGVIGLDGGMPWHLPEDMAHFKRTTEGHPVVMGRRTWESFPERYRPLPGRTNIVVSRQTLDQAGYLGAVVVGSLDEALTEARRSEGAEEIWVIGGGQIYAEAAQLANAAVVTVIESSADGDTYAPVLGGSWKLHGVDPQEDWNTSENGTRFRISLWTQEG